The proteins below are encoded in one region of Stigmatopora argus isolate UIUO_Sarg chromosome 2, RoL_Sarg_1.0, whole genome shotgun sequence:
- the mthfs gene encoding 5-formyltetrahydrofolate cyclo-ligase isoform X2, giving the protein MAAPRAAKQTLRKEIKRRLALLSEQEKNRQSVIVCQKLIRHPKYVAAKRIAVFLSMNDEVCTEEIMKNIFKVGKSCFVPRYEQNSNHMDMLKLNSMEDMATLPKTSWNILQPAKDDKSREDAFSAGGLDLILMPGLGFDLLGKRLGRGKGFYDTYLERCFQHPKGKPHTIALAYKEQLCQDIPVEDNDVLIDEVLYEDEKVAGSAGAYPS; this is encoded by the exons ATGGCCGCCCCGCGAGCAGCTAAACAAACGCTTAGAAAAGAAATAAAGCGCCGGCTCGCACTATTAAGTGAACAGGAGAAAAACCGACAGTCAGTAATTGTTTGCCAAAAG CTCATCAGACATCCGAAGTATGTGGCTGCTAAACGTATTGCTGTGTTCCTCAGCATGAATGATGAAGTTTGTACCGAGGAAatcatgaaaaatatatttaaagtagGTAAAAGCTGCTTCGTCCCCAGATATGAGCAGAACAGCAACCACATGGACATGCTAAAACTCAATAGTATGGAGGACATGGCCACACTACCCAAAACATCTTGGAATATCCTACAGCCTGCTAAAGATGATAAGAGCAGAGAAGATGCGTTTTCTGCAG GGGGTCTGGATCTCATCTTGATGCCAGGTCTGGGCTTTGATCTATTGGGAAAGCGTCTGGGCAGAGGAAAGGGTTTCTACGACACGTATCTGGAGCGCTGCTTCCAGCACCCCAAAGGAAAGCCTCACACCATTGCGTTAGCCTACAAAGAGCAATTATGTCAGGACATCCCAGTTGAGGACAATGATGTACTCATTGATGAAGTCCTTTATGAAGATGAAAA
- the fah gene encoding fumarylacetoacetase: protein MSFIKVDAASDFSYHNLPYGIFSTLDNSKRRIGVAIGEQILDLSVIVSLFDGPVMSKNQDVLQQPTLNAFMALGYEAWKETRHTLQILLSANESTLRDDCTLRSRAFVPQSVAIMHLPADIGDYTDFYSSRDHATNVGTMFRGKENALMPNWLRLPVGYHGRASSVVVSGTPIRRPLGQMRPDQTKPPMFGPSQQLDIELEMAFFVGGRNLLGEPISITKTHEHIFGMVLMNDWSARDIQSWEYVPLGPFLGKNFGTTISPWVVPMEALLPFAEPNPIQDPQPLPYLRHEDPYTFNINLFVSLKGRLMKESTTICKSNFKYMYWTMKQQLAHHTINGCNTRPGDLLASGTISGSDPQSFGSMLELSWKGSKHIDLGGGETRTFLQDEDEVTITGHCVRNGYRVGFGSCTGVILPALQH, encoded by the exons atgtcttttataaAAGTAGATGCAGCATCTGATTTTTCTTACCACAACCTTCCATATGGCATCTTCTCCACTTTGGACAAT TCCAAACGCCGCATTGGGGTCGCCATTGGAGAACAGATACTGGACCTGAGTGTTATAGTCTCACTATTTGATGGACCTGTGATGTCTAAAAATCAAGATGTTTTACAACAG CCTACATTAAATGCTTTCATGGCTCTTGGATATGAAGCATGGAAGGAGACAAGGCATACTTTGCAAATTTTGCTTTCGGCCAATGAAAGCACTCTAAGAGATGACTGCACTCTCCGTAGTAG AGCTTTTGTCCCTCAGAGTGTAGCCATAATGCATCTTCCTGCAGATATCG gtgATTACACTGACTTCTACTCATCAAGGGATCATGCAACTAATGTCGGCACCATGTTTCGTGGAAAGGAAAATGCTTTAATGCCAAACTg GTTGAGGCTTCCCGTTGGATATCATGGCCGAGCTTCATCAGTGGTTGTTTCGGGTACCCCTATTCGTCGGCCCTTAGGACAGATGAGACCTGATCAAA CAAAACCTCCCATGTTTGGTCCATCACAGCAGTTGGACATTGAGCTGGAGATG GCATTCTTTGTTGGAGGGAGAAATCTGCTTGGAGAGCCAATATCTATTACGAAAACCCATGAACACATCTTTGGAATGGTACTCATGAACGACTGGAGCG CTCGGGACATTCAATCTTGGGAGTATGTTCCTTTGGGTCCATTCCTTGGCAAGAACTTTGGAACAACCATCTCACCTTGGGTGGTGCCCATGGAGGCCTTGTTACCCTTTGCAGAGCCCAATCCCATTCAG GATCCACAGCCACTCCCCTACCTCCGCCATGAGGATCCATACACTTTCAACATTAATCTATTTGTATCATTGAAAG gGCGGCTTATGAAGGAATCAACAACCATCTGTAAATCAAATTTCAAA TACATGTACTGGACAATGAAACAGCAGCTTGCCCATCACACAATCAATGGCTGCAACACCCGACCTGGAGACCTGCTGGCTTCTGGTACCATTAGTGGATCT GATCCACAGAGCTTTGGCTCCATGTTGGAACTATCATGGAAGGGGTCTAAGCACATTGATCTTGGTGGAGGTGAAACCAGAACGTTCCTCCAAGATGAAGACGAAGTCACTATTACAG GTCATTGTGTAAGAAATGGCTACAGAGTGGGCTTTGGGTCCTGCACTGGAGTCATCCTCCCTGCCTTGCAACACTGA